The Vibrio tasmaniensis genomic sequence CTTACCCAAAAACTTGGATCCAATAACGATTTCTGTCATCGCTAAGCCGCTGCCTAGGTCAATAAATTCAAGAACGCGCCTATCCAACATTTTACGCGCGACACGAATTCCCATGTCTCGCTCGGGCATAATAATGTGGTCAGCACCAATCTTAGAGAGGATCTTGCCGTGGAACTTATCATTCGCCTTAACCCAGACTGCTTTTGCGCCTGACTCTTTAACGACCAAGGTCGTTAGAATGCTTGAGTTAACGTCAGAGCCTATCGACACCATCACCATGTCGTACTCGTCGAGCCTTAACTCTTTAACTGTCTCTTCGCTTGTACAGTTCGCAACAATCGCTTGAGAAACAAAAGCCGCCGCATCTTTCACTCGCTCTTCATCAATATCGACAGCGAGTACCTGTGAGCCTGAACTTTGTAGCTCTTTACAGACAGAGAGACCAAAACGTCCCAAGCCAATAACTGCATATTGTTTGTCACTCATTTATTACTCCACTTACAAAGCTACGTAGCATCGAAAACAAACAACGAAATTGTCTTCATACAAAAAAACGACTATATATCCATATAGAGATACAATTGTCAGCTAATCGCTTGATTTATAAAGGTAGAGAACAAAAGTGATTTCTGCTAATTTCTAACCCACTATTTCTGCGGCAGTACACACAATGAATGAATTCATAACCCAAGTACAAACCTACATTAACCAGAGCCATAGTGATTGGGCAAACAGCGTCCTATTCATCACTATTGCGAGCTTTCTCGCTTGGGTCGCTTGGCGAATTATCCATAATCGCTTAGAAATTCTGGTTCAGAAAACCCCATTCCACTGGGATGACCTACTGCTAGAGGCACTAAAAACACCTGTCAGTACATTACTCTGGTGTTGGCCTGCAACTGTCTCTGTGGGGTTAATCCTTCAAGACCAGTTTGGTAATGAAATTAATTGGTTAAAAACACTTAAGCACATATTAATTATCTGTACCTTCGTTTGGTTTACCTTGCGAATGATCACCAACACTGAAGCGTACGTCTTAGAACAGAAAACCAGAGACGAAACCACAGTGCAAGCTATCGCGAAAGTCGCTCGCTTGTTCTTTATGGTGATGGGCGGCCTGACCATCATGCAGGCGTTTGGGCTTAGTCTTTCCGGCTTACTCACCTTCGGTGGTGTCGGTGGCTTGATCGTCGGTTTGGCAGCCAAAGATCTACTGTCGAATTTCTTTGGTGGCATGATGATTTACTTCGACCGTCCTTTTAAAGTCGGAGATTGGATACGTTCACCAGACCGCCAGATCGAAGGTACCGTCGAGCGTATTGGTTGGCGTATGACCATCATTCGCACTTTTGATAAGCGACCTTTATACGTGCCAAATTCGGTATTCAGTAACATTGTGGTGGAGAACCCATCAAGAATGTTGAACCGCAGAATCAATGAGACTTTTGGGCTGCGTTACCAAGATGCGAACAAACTGGCTCTAATTGTGGATGACGTAAAAGCCATGCTCGAGACGCACCCAGATATTGATGCCAAGCAGACGCTGATCGTTAACTTTGATAAGTTTGGCCCATCAACCCTTAATTTCTTTATCTACACCTTCACCAAAACGGTTAACTGGGTGAGATACCATGAAGTTAAGCAAAATGTCCTGCTGCAAGTGTTGGCGATTATTCATAAGCACAATGCTGATATCGCCTTCCCAACACAAACACTCAAGATCGATCCTCAAGATTTTGGCGAAGCGCAAGGTATGGTCATTTCCAACCCAGAAGGTCATCAATAAGCACGGCTATATTGATGACCGTTTATAGCTTCTCGTTAAGTCGATGAGTTATCGATAAGTAAGTCGGTTATTGATATGTAAGTTCGTTATTGATAAGTAAACTGGTTATCGATAAATAAACAGAGTGAAGCGTGGTAACATGGCGCCAGTATTCAAATACACCTAATTACCACTCTATGATTTTACCTGTGATCCTAGCTGGCGGCTCCGGAAGCCGCCTCTGGCCTTTGTCTCGCGAGCTTTACCCTAAGCAATTTCTCAATATTGCTGGCGAACAATCGATGCTTCAGCAAACACTTCAACGCCTGCAAGGTCTTGAGAAGCACTTAACAGATAGTACCTGCGATGCCCCTCTCATCATCTGTAATGAAGAACACCGCTTTATTGCTGCAGAGCAAGTTCGCGCCGCTAAAGTCCAACACAGTGGAATCCTATTAGAACCTATCGGTAGAAATACAGCCCCAGCTATTGCGCTTGCTGCCCTACAGGCTCTAAGCAAATCAGTGGATAAGAAATCGAACGAATCTGACCCTATCTTATTAGTGTTGGCGGCCGATCATCACATCGCTAAAACCTCTGAATTTCAACAAACAATTAGCCGTGGTGTTGATTACGCAAAACAAGGGAAATTGGTGACATTCGGTATAACCCCGAATGCTCCAGAGACTGGCTATGGCTATATCAAACAAGGCCAGCCACTTCCCTCTAGCCTGCAAATAGAAACCAACGCTACAGAGCAACCAATCCATCGCGCCTACACCATTGAATGCTTCGTAGAAAAGCCCGATAGAGAAACTGCAGAAGCGTACATCCGCTCAGAACAGTACTTATGGAACAGTGGCATGTTCATGTTTAAGGCATCCCGCTACCTTGAAGAACTCTCTCAACACCACCCAGAAATATTAGCGGCTTGTCAGTTAGCTCTTTCAAAGCAAAATATCGACCTCGACTTTATTCGTATTGACGCCGAAGCATTCAAAAGCAGCCCGAGCGATTCCATCGATTACGCTGTGATGGAAAAGACCTCGCACGCCGCAGTGCTCCCAATGGATGTCGGTTGGAATGACATCGGTTCATGGTCTGCTATCTGGGATGTAAGCGCCAAAGATGAGCACAATAACGTCATTGAAGGTGATGTATTAACCGTTGATTCTCAACACAACTATATTCATGCGGAAAATAAGCTGGTTGCAATTGTAGGTGTCGACAATCTGATCATTGTCGAAACCAAAGACGCGATATTAGTTGCGAATAAAGACAAGGTTCAGGGCGTGAAATCGATTGTCAGCCAACTGAATCAAGCCGGTCGCACAGAACACATTCACCACCGAGAAATCTTTAGGCCTTGGGGTAAATACGATGTGGTCGATCTAGGCAAGCGCGACAAGGTAAAGCGTATCACCGTAAAAGCAGGACATAAGCTTTCACTGCAAATGCATCACCATAGAGCAGAACATTGGGTAGTAGTGGCTGGCACCGCGAAAGTGACCAACGATGAGAAAACCTACCTCGTCGAAGAAGATCAATCCACTTACATCCCTTTAGGTCACATACACAGCTTAGAGAACCCTGGCGAGACACCTCTTGAAATGATTGAAGTTCAAACTGGCAGTCACTTAAGTGAAGACGATATCATTCGATATCAAGACAGCTATGGGCGGGATATTCGAAGCGAACAAGCTTCTCCGCCTCAGAACAAAAAATCGGAATAGAAGCGGCGACAATCAAATGAAACCAACATTAGATCTTAGCTGCTTTAAGAACAACGACATTCGCGGCATCATTGGTCGCCAAATCAATGAACCGTTTGCCTATCTGCTTGGAAAGGTGTTTGGTGAATATCTCCTATCACGAAATGCCAAAGGTTCAGATGCATCGGCTCAAGTCGTTATTGGTCGAGACAACCGTGAAACGTCCCTTTCATTACAAGAAGCCATGACCAAAGGCTTAATCGAGTCTGGAATAACCGTCGTTGACCTTGGAATGACTGGCACTGAAGAAGTCTACTTTGCAACTCGTTACCTAAAAGCGATTGGCGGAATCCAAATCACAGCTAGCCATAACCCAATCCATTACAACGGAATGAAATTAGTCGGTGCTAACGCTAGCCCAATCAGCAAGCAGAGTGGGCTGACTGAGATTAAACATCGCCTTGAGGCATTAGCTCACATTGAAACACTAGCTAACATTGAAGCACTAGCTCACATGGAAACGTTAGCTCCAAAGTGTTATGACAATGTGACTCTCTATAACTCACAGAAAAACAAGTATTCGACATCGGCGAATATTCTAGCTCCCTATGTAGACCACCTACTCTCCTATATAACACCGTCTAATCTTTCACCTATGAAGATTGTGGTGAACGCAGGGAACGGTGTCGCAGGGCGTGTCATTGATGCTTTAGAAGCTCGCTTTGCCACGCTCGATATTCCGATCACCTTCATCAAGGTTCACCATACTCCTGACGGAACATTCCCTAACGGCATTCCGAACCCATTAATTAAAGAAAACCAAACCGCCACCAGAGACGCCGTTTTACAAAGCTCGGCCGATCTTGGTATTGCTTGGGATGGAGACTTCGATCGCTGCTTTTTCTTTGACGAGACAGGCAATTACATTGAAGGTTATTACATTGTCGGGTTGCTTGCTGAAGCATTCTTGTTAAAAGAGCCCAACGCCACTGTATTGCACGATATGCGCATGACATGGAATACGATTGAAGTCGCCAACACACATGGTGGAAAAGCCATTGGGATTAAAGCGGGACACGCACTGATCAAAGAGAAGATGCGTGAAACGAATGCTGTCTACGGGGGGGAAATGAGCGCACATCATTATTTTCGTGATTTTGGATATTGCGATTCAGGAATGATTCCTTGGCTACTGGTTATTGAACTGATGTCGAAAACCCAACAGTCTCTTAACCAACTGACCAGCGCAAGTATGAATAGATTCCCCTCGTCCGGAGAGCTTAATCGCAAAGTATCCAACCCAGAGCAAGTCATCGCTTCTGTGCTAGCACACTATCGCGATAATGCCGTAGACATCGATTATATGGATGGTATCAGTGTGGATATGGGAACATGGCGCTTCAATCTCAGACCATCCAATACAGAGCCATTGATACGCCTTAATGTAGAAACCAAGCAAGACAGAGCTTTGCTTTCGCTTAAAATCGACGAGTTACTGTCTTTTCTCATTTAAAAGTACAAGGCACTTTCCGCTTCCAACTAAGATCCACAAAAAAGCCCTTACTAGCGATTTGCTAATAAGGGCTTTGAATTTTCAGCCGCTTAGTGACTGGCTGTAATAATTAAATTACTTGTTACGACGCGCTTCAACAGCACCTGCAAGTTGACGAAGTACTGTTTCAGTATCTTCCCAACCAATACATGCGTCAGTAACAGATTGACCGTATGTCGCCGCTTTACCGTCAACTAAGTCTTGGCGACCTTCAACTAGGTGAGATTCAATCATCACACCAAAGATTGCTTTATCACCACCAGAGATCTGTGCACTTACGTCATCAGAAACGTTCATTTGGCGTTTGAACTGCTTTGAGCTGTTCGCGTGGCTGAAATCAATCATCACCTTCTGTGGAAGACCTGAAGCTTCTAGCTCTTCTTTAATCTTGCCAACGTGCTCTGCGCTATAGTTTGGCTCTTTACCACCGCGTAAGATGATATGACAATCAGGGTTACCTGCGGTTTCAACGATCGCTGAGTGACCGTATTTAGTTACCGACAAGAAGTGGTGCGAAGCACTTGCAGAGCGAATTGCATCTGTTGCGATCTTGATATTGCCATCCGTACCATTCTTGAAGCCAACTGGGCAAGATAGGCCTGAAGCCAGTTCACGGTGAACTTGAGATTCTGTCGTACGTGCGCCAATTGCGCCCCAGCTGATTAGATCTGCAACGTATTGCGGCGAGATCATATCTAGGAATTCACTCGCCGTAGGCATTCCCATATCAGTTAGGTCAAGCAGTAGCTTACGTCCTAAACGAAGACCGTCATTTAGTTTGAACGTGTCGTTCATGTACGGGTCATTGATTAGGCCTTTCCAGCCAACAGTGGTACGTGGTTTTTCAAAGTAAACACGCATTACGATTTCAAGGTTATCGCCTAGTTCGTCACGTAGCACTTTCAAACGTTTACCGTACTCAAGAGCAGCTTCTGTATCATGAATAGAACATGGGCCAACAATAACAAGTAAGCGATCATCGCTATCTTCTAAAATATTGTGGATCGCTTTGCGGCTTTCAAAGGTTGTAGAAGAAGCAATTTCTGTCGCTGGAAACTTTTCTAAAACAGCAACAGGGGGTAATAACTCTTTTACTTTGGTAATTCTTACATCATCAGTCTGGAACATTGCTTACTTCTTCCTATTTTCTATCCTTGAGGCTGAATGCACGTTATCTCACGTCACTTTACATCAGCATTTATCTTCTTGTTCCCTGTAACTTAACGAGTAAAAACCACAGTTTCAATCACTAATTAAAAAAAAAGGCAATTTATTTTATGTTTTATATTTAAAACACCCCGTATAACATTGTTTACACGCCATCGATTGCGCAGTTATCAGGTAAGGTAAGAACACCTAGCTTCAAACTCGGTGACTTCTAGTTAGGGGTGGTATGTGGAGAATTACACAGGCGAAACAGGAGGGGATATGACGACGAAAGAAGCAGAAAATGGCTAACTGGTTGATAAGATTACTATCGAAATCTTATCTTGGCCTCGCTCGTCTTGAGAAGAACCTCAAAGCGATGTGCCCTTCAAATGCAATCGTACAATTTACTAAATAAAGTGGCTTCGGGCTTGTTCAACACTCGGGATTTAGTGTTGGCTGTGCAACATCTTAATCTTTATTCGTTATATTCACTCTTACGTCTAAGTGAATAATTTACCGACTGTTTTCATCGGAATGAACATTCTTACACGACCATTGATTTCACAAAGAACCTCGAAACCATATTTTGCGTAGAATGACTCAGCTTGTTCAGTTAAACAATCGACAACAATGGCATAAGCTCTCATGTGAGAGTTAATTTCCCAAAGATATTCGAGAGCTTTGATTAAGCTAACTTTACCTAACCCACTTCCATGAAATTCTTTATGAACTGCTAGTTGAGCTAAAAGGAAAACAGGAATTGGATAGCGTGGTAATTTTTTAGCCATCGCTTGTGGCAACGTATCACGGCTAATTGAACTTGGCGCAATACTATAAAATGAACAAATTGGATATTTTTGATTTGGCAGTGGCACAGAAGCAGGCAAAACCATAGTGCGGCTGATACCTGCTTGCATATGTTTAGCGGCTTGAGTTTGGATAAAGTCATTTAACTCTTTTTCACCGCAGTCAAATGATTCTCTATCGTGTTGTGATTTATCCAATTCTTTGAAAGTTTTAGAATAACTCACTTAAACTCACCACTTTTAGTAAATGCAGCAGCTTCAAGTAATGCTTTATTCGGAGCCTTAGCCTCGTCACAAGCAATCATGAATTGATCAAATACATTTGCTTCAACAGTGATACCTTCATGCTCAGAAATTACCTGAGTTGAATCTTCGTCCATTAGACGAACAACGTATTCAGTTAAGCTTTTTAAACCAAGTAAAGCTGAAGCTTTCTCAGCCTTAGCTTTGATTTCTTCATCCAAGCGAATATCAAGTCTTGCAGTAGCCATAAAACCTCCAATCGTACGGAGTAATTCCGTAACTAAATTGAGTATAAGATTTAGACAACCAAAGTACAACTTGTACAGATCTAATACGGATTTAATTTTTAAGTTTTGTAAATACAACGCCTAACATAAGGTGCACCACGACAAGCTTACCAGCGCACTTCATACTCACAGCCGACAACGAAACTTGAACCCACACCTGCACATTGTTGTGGCAGCAGGCCAATACGATGCATCAAGGCAAGCGTGGCACAAAGGCAACAAGCATTACCTTTTTAACGCGTTTGCTTTGGCCAAAGTCTGGCGGGCAAGAATGCTAGAGGCCATCAATCAACAACCAACCTTGTGGCTGCCGAGTGGCATACCCAAACAATAGGTGGTCGATTGCAGGCAGGTTGGTTACGGTCAGGCTGCACTCAGCTATTTATCTCGCGACCTCTATCGTGGTGTGTTGGAGTAAGCCGCCCCACCTAGCTGAAAGGTATCGAAAATAATGTGAATGGCATTAACGAAATCAGAGGAGATGTGACGACGAGAGAAGCGGAAAATGGCTTAGGGCTTGTTCAACACTCGGGATTTAGTGCTGGCTGCGCAACATCTTAGCCCTTGTTTGTTATAGCTCAGCGATGTGCGAAAGAGTTTCCGGATGACGCTGAACCAATTTTAGAAGGGTCACAGCTTGTCCATTTGGTGCGCTACGCCCTTGTTCCCAGTTTTCTAATGTTCGGGATGATGTATGCAGTAAACGCGCAAACACACCACGCGACATATTAAACTGTTCACGGATACTCACGATCTCATTAGGTGAAATATCTAACTCACTGATATCGTTAACTTGATGAGTTTTAAGAGTGAATTTACCCTCTGAATGCTCTTTAGCCTCAACAAGAGCAGAACTTAACTCTGCAAATAGATCACGATTGCTCATTACGCCACGCCTCCATAAAAACCTTTAATTGTTTCTTTTGATCTGCAGTTAAATCAGACATTTCATTCTTGCCATAAATTGTCAGCAAGTAGAAGCGACGCTTTTCATCGAGGAAGTAATAGAGAACACGAGAGCCGCCTCGCTTGCCCTTACCTTTACTTGCAACTCGAATCTTTCGCAAACCACCTGTACCTTGAATCACGTCCCCCTGTTTCGGGTTAGACATTAACTCAGCTTGAAAAAGCCTAAACTCATCATCGCTGAGATATTCATTACGGTACTTTTCAAATATGGTCGATTCAACAAATACACTTTTCATATGCAGAGTATACGCAAGTAACGTACACATAGCAAAACTATACGTGATTAACGTAGTTATGACTTTTCGAAAGGTGAATCTGACCTGAGCTATAATGCCTGCATACTCACAGTCGACAACGAAACTTGCACTCACTTCTGCACTGAGCTATTTGCGCGATACCTCTATCGCGGTGCGTTGGAGTGAGCCGGCCCATGTAGCCGAAAGGCATCAATAATAAGGATAATGGCATTGATGAAATCAAAGGAGATGTGACGACGAAAGAAACGAAAAATGGCTAACTGGTTGATAAAATTGCTATCGCAACCTTATCTTGACCTCGCTCGCCTTGAGAAAAGCCTCAAAGCGATGTGCCCTTCAAGTTCAATCGTACAATTTACTTAATAAAGTGGCTTCGGGCTTGTTCAACACTCGGGATTTAGTGTTGGCTGCGCAACACCTTAATCCTTATTTGTTAGAATTATTGACCACCTGTCTCATCTTCCTGTTCTGCACAGTAGTCTAAATAAAAATGATAGTCATCAATTTCAGAGTCATATTTTACAACTGACACTTCTGAAGCAGATATTGGGACATACTTAACATCATCTGGAATGTTAGAGCAGATACCCTTGTCATTCTCATGATAATTATCATGTAATATCGCTTTAAAAAACTTATCATTAAGCATAGATGACTCTAATATTGAAGCGATAATAAGTAATGGGGCAACTAGCATAATCACAGAAATAAAAACAACTGGTTTATTCTTAATCTTATTGCCACTTAATTTATTACCTATAAAGAAAACAAGTGGAAATACAACTTCTATTACAAGTGCCAACAGAATTGGACCAAATATTGCCATAAGAATAAAAGATATTGCAATGACATAGTTATTCAATGCAGAAGCTGGGGCTAATGTAATTTCCTCCAACATTAGCCCAGCATATAGAATTGTTCCTGAAACTGCCACAGATGTAACTACTAAATATATTACCTTTAAAGTTAACGATTTTTTAACTACCGAGATTAAATCATCATACTTATTCCAATAGTATTCAACTAACATCAAATTTAAAAAACCTGCAACACCTAAGCTTATAACCATTGGATATGCATCACCCAACCACGCGTTTAAGCTGGCATAGCAATAATAGGCTAGAGTATGAAGCAAGTAGAGGGATTCATATACCTCTCGACTCAATCGGTTTCCATCTTTAGTTTGGTTTGCATGATATCCAAGCAAAACTACATATAAAATAAATAAAAAAACAATATGTTGCATTTATACCTCTGACAATTCTAACGATTTTAATATCGTGCAAGCACGAATTCACCCAGCCAATATATCCCAAAGATTGCTCATAACCAACTGAATGCTATGCATTTATATAAGAGTGAGTCTAAACACTCAGTGTCAAAACGTGCAAGCACACATTGCCTCCGATGTAACGCTCGTTAAATCCGTGCTCACTCAGAGTTAAAAGCCACTCTTCTTTAGGCCATGATTAATTCAATAAGCAATAAACTGTCTGTGTAGTGGTCGCTTAGGGGAAGGTAAAGCTAGTCGATTCTGACTCGTCATTAATGAACATGTGGAGTCTAAAAGTAATAATAGATTCGGGAGCTTTGAGGGAGGTGTTGGGGGGAATATTAAAGTTACGGTGACTCTGGTTCATAAACATTCAAAAGGCAAGATTCAGTTTTTGCCTTTGAATGTTCCTCAGAAAATCACCACTACTCGTCATTTATGTGTATGGGTTTTAGTTTAGAACTGTGGGGGGGGGACGGACTGGGGCTACTTAAGGCTAATAGTCATATTTAAGCGGTTGCACCACAGAATCTAAGCCCTCAATCTTGAGAGCTAAACATAACTGCATTAAGTCGCCCAACTCACCTTGCGGGAAGCCCTTTTTATCAAACCACAGCAAGTATTCTTCAGGCAGGTCAATCAAGGTGCGGCCAGCGTATTTGCCAAAAGGCATTTGCATTCTGGCTAGCTTAATCAGGTTCTCTTTCTCTAGCATTACAAGCTCTTTCTAGACGTCGTCGATGTTCTGTAGAGTATCACCTAAACGTTCAACCCAATAGTTGATCGCATCTTTGGCATCATCTAACGAATCAATCATTGTAGAAAAGTCTTTATTACCCGCTTCGCGGTCGATGGCCGCAAACAACGGAGTGCCGTCTTGCGCATCACTGACCAATAGCTCAACACT encodes the following:
- a CDS encoding type II toxin-antitoxin system RelE/ParE family toxin; its protein translation is MKSVFVESTIFEKYRNEYLSDDEFRLFQAELMSNPKQGDVIQGTGGLRKIRVASKGKGKRGGSRVLYYFLDEKRRFYLLTIYGKNEMSDLTADQKKQLKVFMEAWRNEQS
- a CDS encoding mannose-1-phosphate guanylyltransferase/mannose-6-phosphate isomerase; the protein is MILPVILAGGSGSRLWPLSRELYPKQFLNIAGEQSMLQQTLQRLQGLEKHLTDSTCDAPLIICNEEHRFIAAEQVRAAKVQHSGILLEPIGRNTAPAIALAALQALSKSVDKKSNESDPILLVLAADHHIAKTSEFQQTISRGVDYAKQGKLVTFGITPNAPETGYGYIKQGQPLPSSLQIETNATEQPIHRAYTIECFVEKPDRETAEAYIRSEQYLWNSGMFMFKASRYLEELSQHHPEILAACQLALSKQNIDLDFIRIDAEAFKSSPSDSIDYAVMEKTSHAAVLPMDVGWNDIGSWSAIWDVSAKDEHNNVIEGDVLTVDSQHNYIHAENKLVAIVGVDNLIIVETKDAILVANKDKVQGVKSIVSQLNQAGRTEHIHHREIFRPWGKYDVVDLGKRDKVKRITVKAGHKLSLQMHHHRAEHWVVVAGTAKVTNDEKTYLVEEDQSTYIPLGHIHSLENPGETPLEMIEVQTGSHLSEDDIIRYQDSYGRDIRSEQASPPQNKKSE
- a CDS encoding type II toxin-antitoxin system TacA family antitoxin; the protein is MATARLDIRLDEEIKAKAEKASALLGLKSLTEYVVRLMDEDSTQVISEHEGITVEANVFDQFMIACDEAKAPNKALLEAAAFTKSGEFK
- a CDS encoding GNAT family N-acetyltransferase, producing the protein MSYSKTFKELDKSQHDRESFDCGEKELNDFIQTQAAKHMQAGISRTMVLPASVPLPNQKYPICSFYSIAPSSISRDTLPQAMAKKLPRYPIPVFLLAQLAVHKEFHGSGLGKVSLIKALEYLWEINSHMRAYAIVVDCLTEQAESFYAKYGFEVLCEINGRVRMFIPMKTVGKLFT
- a CDS encoding helix-turn-helix domain-containing protein; its protein translation is MSNRDLFAELSSALVEAKEHSEGKFTLKTHQVNDISELDISPNEIVSIREQFNMSRGVFARLLHTSSRTLENWEQGRSAPNGQAVTLLKLVQRHPETLSHIAEL
- a CDS encoding potassium channel family protein, whose protein sequence is MSDKQYAVIGLGRFGLSVCKELQSSGSQVLAVDIDEERVKDAAAFVSQAIVANCTSEETVKELRLDEYDMVMVSIGSDVNSSILTTLVVKESGAKAVWVKANDKFHGKILSKIGADHIIMPERDMGIRVARKMLDRRVLEFIDLGSGLAMTEIVIGSKFLGKQLRDLKLCKEVGVEVLGFKRGPNLTKAPELDVSLEIGDVVIIAGPKDTLAKKLRNW
- a CDS encoding mechanosensitive ion channel family protein, with amino-acid sequence MNEFITQVQTYINQSHSDWANSVLFITIASFLAWVAWRIIHNRLEILVQKTPFHWDDLLLEALKTPVSTLLWCWPATVSVGLILQDQFGNEINWLKTLKHILIICTFVWFTLRMITNTEAYVLEQKTRDETTVQAIAKVARLFFMVMGGLTIMQAFGLSLSGLLTFGGVGGLIVGLAAKDLLSNFFGGMMIYFDRPFKVGDWIRSPDRQIEGTVERIGWRMTIIRTFDKRPLYVPNSVFSNIVVENPSRMLNRRINETFGLRYQDANKLALIVDDVKAMLETHPDIDAKQTLIVNFDKFGPSTLNFFIYTFTKTVNWVRYHEVKQNVLLQVLAIIHKHNADIAFPTQTLKIDPQDFGEAQGMVISNPEGHQ
- the aroG gene encoding 3-deoxy-7-phosphoheptulonate synthase AroG; the encoded protein is MFQTDDVRITKVKELLPPVAVLEKFPATEIASSTTFESRKAIHNILEDSDDRLLVIVGPCSIHDTEAALEYGKRLKVLRDELGDNLEIVMRVYFEKPRTTVGWKGLINDPYMNDTFKLNDGLRLGRKLLLDLTDMGMPTASEFLDMISPQYVADLISWGAIGARTTESQVHRELASGLSCPVGFKNGTDGNIKIATDAIRSASASHHFLSVTKYGHSAIVETAGNPDCHIILRGGKEPNYSAEHVGKIKEELEASGLPQKVMIDFSHANSSKQFKRQMNVSDDVSAQISGGDKAIFGVMIESHLVEGRQDLVDGKAATYGQSVTDACIGWEDTETVLRQLAGAVEARRNK
- a CDS encoding DUF3820 family protein; amino-acid sequence: MLEKENLIKLARMQMPFGKYAGRTLIDLPEEYLLWFDKKGFPQGELGDLMQLCLALKIEGLDSVVQPLKYDY